In Saimiri boliviensis isolate mSaiBol1 chromosome 12, mSaiBol1.pri, whole genome shotgun sequence, one genomic interval encodes:
- the VSIR gene encoding V-type immunoglobulin domain-containing suppressor of T-cell activation, which translates to MGVPTAPEAGSCRWRWGSLLFALFLAASRGPVAAFKVATPYSLYVCPEGQNVTLTCRLLGPVDKGHDVTFYKTWYRSSRGEVQTCSERRPIRNLTFQDLHLHHGGHQAANTSHDLAQRHGLESASDHHGNFSITMRNLTLLDNGLYCCLVVEIRHHHWEHRVHGAMELQVQTGKDAPSNCMAYPSSSQESENITAAALATGACIVGILCLPLILLLVYKQRQAASNRRAQELVRMDSNTQGIENPGFEASSPTQGIPEVKVRHPLSFVAQRQPSESGRHLLSEPGTPLSPPGPGDVFFPSLDPVPDSPNFEVI; encoded by the exons ATGGGCGTCCCCACGGCCCCGGAGGCCGGCAGCTGCCGCTGGCGCTGGGGATCCCTGCTCTTTGCTCTCTTCCTGGCCGCGTCCCGAG GTCCGGTGGCAGCCTTCAAGGTCGCCACGCCGTATTCCCTGTACGTCTGTCCCGAGGGGCAGAACGTCACCCTCACCTGCAGGCTTTTGGGCCCTGTGGACAAAGGGCACGATGTGACCTTCTACAAGACGTGGTACCGCAGCTCGAGGGGTGAGGTGCAGACCTGCTCAGAGCGCCGGCCCATCCGCAACCTCACGTTCCAGGACCTTCACCTGCACCACGGAGGTCACCAGGCTGCCAACACCAGCCACGACCTGGCCCAGCGCCATGGGCTAGAGTCGGCTTCTGACCACCACGGCAACTTCTCCATCACCATGCGCAACTTGACCCTGCTGGACAATGGCCTCTACTGCTGTCTGGTGGTGGAGATCAGGCACCACCACTGGGAGCACAGGGTCCACGGTGCCATGGAGCTGCAGGTGCAGACAG GCAAAGACGCACCATCCAACTGCATGGCGTACCCATCCTCCTCCCAGGAGAGTGAAA ACATCACAGCTGCAGCCCTGGCTACGGGTGCCTGCATTGTCGGAATCCTCTGCCTCCCCCTCATCCTGCTCCTGGTCTACAAGCAAAGGCAGGCGGCCTCCAACCGCC GTGCCCAGGAGCTGGTGCGGATGGACAG CAACACTCAAGGGATAGAAAACCCTGGCTTTGAGGCCTCATCACCCACCCAGGGGATACCTGAAGTCAAGGTCAGGCACCCGCTGTCCTTTGTGGCCCAGCGGCAGCCTTCTGAGTCTGGGCGGCATCTGCTTTCGGAGCCTGGCACCCCCCTGTCTCCTCCGGGTCCCGGGGACGTCTTCTTCCCATCCCTGG ACCCTGTCCCTGACTCCCCAAACTTTGAGGTCATCTAG